The Prunus persica cultivar Lovell chromosome G7, Prunus_persica_NCBIv2, whole genome shotgun sequence genome has a segment encoding these proteins:
- the LOC18769688 gene encoding DNA mismatch repair protein MLH3 isoform X1 — protein MMRGVKPLPEAARSSMRSGVILYDLTSVVEELVFNSLDAGATKVSVFIGVGTCYVKVVDDGFGITRDGLVLVGERYATSKFDHSPGTDSASGSFGFRGEALASISDLSLLEILTKASGRPNGYRKVMKGCKCLYLGIDDDRKDVGTTVVVRDLFYNQPVRRKYMQSSPKKVLHAVVKCVHRIALVHSKVSFKLIDIESEDELLRTISSPSPVALLKRTVGIDVSTALHELNISDGEIELSGYISSPCNSLAFKAFQYVYINSRFICKGPIHKLLNQLASNSECWDPGKDVDVSQNRKRSRPQSLPAYFLNLSCPRSFYDLTFEPSKTYVEFKDWVPVLTFIDKAIQNFWKEKITDGESGCHGADMVGEDQMWKKDLLDGDLSELSKFGKKRSRLQNCQASPDLMEMLIKEDNHTSQKRHVRTSYGYLHENTKDFDDFQKQHIEIEFGHHTDYSFQSRDDHLAKVMLTATPKKEKHPSMPDINFFPEEDYIMEYRSAAAEGSSNVDDNIFSSSWQDEPFKLDPSVGNGSTGSGVSCGLNEFGTDAEFTHDLVQPFLRSCSSKGRFPSERDLCTDGGLKFHYDGFRNKRRRGGFYNSVESPEIDGSKSCDFVSRTLWPEEESSVQPFPSVITKFDLYTEFDSPSRDFIKSIPRYGEHFGGENSFMNAENVVSCHKTLINDLCSVTSNSLSQSTYLDFEPFSNINAVEGHYRSVKRDTNKYFVDGEEKDCTFSYDIISKSSSREHCNTHTDRELEFNDYAGSRKFFQPHNLDGEFSPEGPDILADETDWSRQYSHCNDNMGIDMYKRQKDQFEDQDCLKNHVSIGRSKRSHSAPPFYRCKRRYFTLSHPLTTRAGKLDAQNFHNAATYPEASKMKDLHQPPDGCHLNLKLSAVEDISADDRYQESQDFKAGVNKHEVEMFEQSKCSGIQATAPIKEFISTDQDSLNCGTKWRNCCPQIMNASKMQGLHDQNSILDISSGFLHLAADSLVPESITKNCLSDCRVLQQVDKKYIAVMAGRTLAIIDQHAADERIRLEELRQKVLSGEAKTITFLDVEQELVLPEIGYQLLHNYAKPVEEWGWLCNIQAEGSGSFKRNLNLLHRQPTAITLIAVPCILGVNLSDSDLMEFLQQLADTDGSSTMPPSVLRILNSKACRGAIMFGDSLLHSECSLIVEELKQTSLCFQCAHGRPTTAPLVNLEALRKHIAKMASLSDGEDQLWHGLRRHELSLERAEKRLSLSKS, from the exons ATGATGAGGGGCGTGAAGCCCTTGCCTGAGGCAGCTCGTAGTTCGATGCGCTCCGGAGTTATCCTGTATGACTTGACGAGCGTTGTGGAGGAGTTGGTCTTCAATAGTTTGGATGCTGGCGCAACAAAG GTATCGGTTTTCATAGGCGTTGGGACATGCTATGTGAAAGTAGTGGATGATG GATTCGGGATTACGCGTGATGGATTGGTGTTGGTCGGAGAAAGATATG CAACATCAAAGTTTGATCATTCTCCTGGGACGGATTCTGCAAGTGGGAGCTTTGGTTTTCGAGGAGAAGCATTGGCTTCCATTTCTGACTTGTCATTGTTAGAAATCTTAACAAAAGCTTCTGGGAGGCCAAATGGGTATCGCAAAGTCATGAAG GGATGCAAATGTTTGTATCTTGGAATAGATGATGATAGGAAGGATGTGGGCACTACAG TTGTTGTTCGTGATTTGTTTTACAATCAACCAGTTAGGAGGAAGTACATGCAATCCAG CCCCAAGAAGGTATTGCATGCTGTCGTCAAATGTGTGCATCGGATTGCCCTTGTGCACTCAAAGGTTTCTTTCAAACTCATCGACATTGAAAG TGAGGATGAGCTTCTTcgtacaatttcttctccctctCCCGTGGCACTATTGAAAAGGACTGTTGGGATTGACGTCTCCACTGCTCTTCATGAATTGAACATAAGTGATGGTGAAATAGAGCTTTCTGGATACATATCTAGTCCTTGCAATAGTCTTGCCTTTAAG GCCTTCCAATATGTCT ATATTAACTCGAGGTTCATTTGCAAAGGGCCAATTCATAAATTGCTTAATCAATTGGCCAGTAATTCTGAATGCTGGGATCCGGGGAAGGACGTTGATGTGTCCCAAAACAGGAAACGAAGTAGGCCTCAGTCACTCCCAgcttattttttgaatttaagcTGTCCCCGATCATTCTATGATTTAACCTTTGAGCCATCAAAAACATATGTTGAGTTCAAG GATTGGGTTCCTGTACTCACCTTTATTGATAAGGCCATCCAGAACTTCTGGAAGGAAAAGATAACTGATG GAGAATCTGGTTGTCATGGAGCTGATATGGTTGGAGAAGATCAAATGTGGAAGAAAG ATTTACTTGATGGAGATTTGTCAGAACTCTCTAAATTTGGGAAAAAGAGGAGCAGGTTACAAAATTGTCAGGCTTCTCCTGACCTTATGGAGATGTTAATTAAAGAGGACAACCATACATCTCAGAAGAGACATGTCAGAACGTCATATGGATACTTGCATGAAAATACCAAGGACTTTGACGACTTCCAGAAGCAACATATTGAGATTGAATTTGGTCATCATACCGACTATTCTTTTCAATCACGGGATGATCATCTAGCCAAGGTCATGCTCACagcaactccgaagaaggaAAAGCATCCTTCAATGCCTGATATCAATTTTTTCCCTGAGGAAGATTATATCATGGAGTATAGGTCCGCAGCTGCAGAAGGATCCAGTAATGTGGATGACAATATCTTTAGCTCATCATGGCAAGATGAGCCCTTTAAATTGGATCCCAGTGTTGGCAATGGTTCAACAGGTAGTGGAGTATCTTGTGGCCTTAATGAATTTGGAACCGATGCAGAGTTCACCCACGATTTAGTACAGCCGTTCCTCAGGAGTTGCTCCTCAAAAGGAAGGTTTCCATCTGAGAGGGATTTGTGTACTGATGGTGGGTTAAAATTTCATTATGATGGCTTTAGAAACAAGAGAAGGCGAGGTGGCTTTTACAACAGTGTAGAAAGTccagaaattgatggcagcaAGAGTTGTGATTTCGTTTCAAGGACCTTGTGGCCAGAGGAGGAATCAAGTGTTCAGCCCTTTCCCAGtgttataacaaaatttgacCTGTATACAGAGTTTGATTCTCCGTCAAGAGATTTTATAAAGTCAATTCCACGCTATGGGGAGCATTTTGGTGGAGAAAATTCATTCATGAATGCAGAGAACGTTGTTTCCTGCCATAAAACTTTAATTAATGATTTGTGCTCAGTGACCTCCAATTCCTTATCCCAAAGCACTtatttggattttgaaccttTCTCTAATATAAATGCAGTTGAAGGGCATTATAGATCTGTTAAAAGGGATactaataaatattttgtggACGGTGAAGAAAAGGACTGCACATTTAGTTATGATATAATATCAAAGAGCTCCAGTCGAGAACACTGCAATACACATACGGACCGTGAACTagagtttaatgattatgctgGTTCGAGAAAATTCTTTCAACCACACAATTTAGATGGTGAATTTTCTCCTGAAGGCCCAGATATATTAGCTGATGAGACAGATTGGTCACGTCAGTATTCGCACTGCAACGATAACATGGGTATTGACATGtataaaagacaaaaagatcaGTTTGAAGATCAAGATTGTTTAAAGAATCATGTTTCAATAGGAAGATCAAAAAGAAGCCATTCGGCACCACCATTTTATAGATGCAAGAGGAGGTACTTTACTTTAAGTCACCCTTTGACAACAAGAGCAGGAAAACTTGATGCACAAAACTTCCATAATGCAGCTACTTATCCAG AAGCTAGCAAGATGAAGGATCTCCATCAACCTCCTGATGGTTGCCATCTAAATTTGAAGCTGAGTGCTGTCGAGGATATATCGGCAGATGACAG ATATCAAGAATCTCAAGATTTTAAGGCTGGTGTAAACAAACACGAAGTTGAAATGTTTGAACAGTCTAAATGTTCAGGGATTCAAGCCACTGCTCCAATTAAAG AATTTATCTCCACGGATCAAGATTCCCTCAATTGTGGAACCAAATGGCGGAATTGCTGTCCCCAGATCATG AATGCAAGTAAAATGCAAGGTCTTCATGATCAAAATAGCATACTTGATATATCATCTGGGTTCTTGCATCTCGCTGCTGACTCATTAGTCCCTGAATCCATCACCAAGAATTGCCTCAGTGATTGCAGAGTTCTTCAGCAGGTGGATAAGAAATATATTGCAGTTATGGCTGGCAGAACACTTGCTATTATTGACCAG CATGCTGCAGATGAAAGGATTCGGTTGGAGGAGCTGCGTCAGAAG GTGTTATCTGGAGAAGCAAAGACGATTACTTTTCTGGATGTTGAGCAAGAGTTG GTGCTGCCAGAGATTGGTTATCAGTTACTTCATAACTATGCTAAACCAGTGGAAGAGTGGGGTTGGCTCTGCAACATACAAGCTGAAGGTTCAGGGTCCTTCAAGAG GAATTTGAATCTCCTGCACAGACAGCCAACAGCCATCACGCTAATTGCG GTACCCTGCATCTTAGGTGTCAATTTATCTGACTCAGATCTTATGGAGTTTCTTCAGCAG CTTGCTGATACAGATGGATCATCAACAATGCCACCATCTGTTCTTCGAATCCTTAATTCTAAAGCATGCAGAG GTGCAATTATGTTTGGGGATTCCTTGCTACATTCAGAGTGTTCCCTCATCGTTGAAGAACTAAAGCAGACTTCTCTATGTTTCCAA TGTGCTCATGGTCGACCAACAACTGCCCCGCTTGTCAACTTGG
- the LOC18769688 gene encoding DNA mismatch repair protein MLH3 isoform X2: MMRGVKPLPEAARSSMRSGVILYDLTSVVEELVFNSLDAGATKVSVFIGVGTCYVKVVDDGFGITRDGLVLVGERYATSKFDHSPGTDSASGSFGFRGEALASISDLSLLEILTKASGRPNGYRKVMKGCKCLYLGIDDDRKDVGTTVVVRDLFYNQPVRRKYMQSSPKKVLHAVVKCVHRIALVHSKVSFKLIDIESEDELLRTISSPSPVALLKRTVGIDVSTALHELNISDGEIELSGYISSPCNSLAFKAFQYVYINSRFICKGPIHKLLNQLASNSECWDPGKDVDVSQNRKRSRPQSLPAYFLNLSCPRSFYDLTFEPSKTYVEFKDWVPVLTFIDKAIQNFWKEKITDDLLDGDLSELSKFGKKRSRLQNCQASPDLMEMLIKEDNHTSQKRHVRTSYGYLHENTKDFDDFQKQHIEIEFGHHTDYSFQSRDDHLAKVMLTATPKKEKHPSMPDINFFPEEDYIMEYRSAAAEGSSNVDDNIFSSSWQDEPFKLDPSVGNGSTGSGVSCGLNEFGTDAEFTHDLVQPFLRSCSSKGRFPSERDLCTDGGLKFHYDGFRNKRRRGGFYNSVESPEIDGSKSCDFVSRTLWPEEESSVQPFPSVITKFDLYTEFDSPSRDFIKSIPRYGEHFGGENSFMNAENVVSCHKTLINDLCSVTSNSLSQSTYLDFEPFSNINAVEGHYRSVKRDTNKYFVDGEEKDCTFSYDIISKSSSREHCNTHTDRELEFNDYAGSRKFFQPHNLDGEFSPEGPDILADETDWSRQYSHCNDNMGIDMYKRQKDQFEDQDCLKNHVSIGRSKRSHSAPPFYRCKRRYFTLSHPLTTRAGKLDAQNFHNAATYPEASKMKDLHQPPDGCHLNLKLSAVEDISADDRYQESQDFKAGVNKHEVEMFEQSKCSGIQATAPIKEFISTDQDSLNCGTKWRNCCPQIMNASKMQGLHDQNSILDISSGFLHLAADSLVPESITKNCLSDCRVLQQVDKKYIAVMAGRTLAIIDQHAADERIRLEELRQKVLSGEAKTITFLDVEQELVLPEIGYQLLHNYAKPVEEWGWLCNIQAEGSGSFKRNLNLLHRQPTAITLIAVPCILGVNLSDSDLMEFLQQLADTDGSSTMPPSVLRILNSKACRGAIMFGDSLLHSECSLIVEELKQTSLCFQCAHGRPTTAPLVNLEALRKHIAKMASLSDGEDQLWHGLRRHELSLERAEKRLSLSKS; this comes from the exons ATGATGAGGGGCGTGAAGCCCTTGCCTGAGGCAGCTCGTAGTTCGATGCGCTCCGGAGTTATCCTGTATGACTTGACGAGCGTTGTGGAGGAGTTGGTCTTCAATAGTTTGGATGCTGGCGCAACAAAG GTATCGGTTTTCATAGGCGTTGGGACATGCTATGTGAAAGTAGTGGATGATG GATTCGGGATTACGCGTGATGGATTGGTGTTGGTCGGAGAAAGATATG CAACATCAAAGTTTGATCATTCTCCTGGGACGGATTCTGCAAGTGGGAGCTTTGGTTTTCGAGGAGAAGCATTGGCTTCCATTTCTGACTTGTCATTGTTAGAAATCTTAACAAAAGCTTCTGGGAGGCCAAATGGGTATCGCAAAGTCATGAAG GGATGCAAATGTTTGTATCTTGGAATAGATGATGATAGGAAGGATGTGGGCACTACAG TTGTTGTTCGTGATTTGTTTTACAATCAACCAGTTAGGAGGAAGTACATGCAATCCAG CCCCAAGAAGGTATTGCATGCTGTCGTCAAATGTGTGCATCGGATTGCCCTTGTGCACTCAAAGGTTTCTTTCAAACTCATCGACATTGAAAG TGAGGATGAGCTTCTTcgtacaatttcttctccctctCCCGTGGCACTATTGAAAAGGACTGTTGGGATTGACGTCTCCACTGCTCTTCATGAATTGAACATAAGTGATGGTGAAATAGAGCTTTCTGGATACATATCTAGTCCTTGCAATAGTCTTGCCTTTAAG GCCTTCCAATATGTCT ATATTAACTCGAGGTTCATTTGCAAAGGGCCAATTCATAAATTGCTTAATCAATTGGCCAGTAATTCTGAATGCTGGGATCCGGGGAAGGACGTTGATGTGTCCCAAAACAGGAAACGAAGTAGGCCTCAGTCACTCCCAgcttattttttgaatttaagcTGTCCCCGATCATTCTATGATTTAACCTTTGAGCCATCAAAAACATATGTTGAGTTCAAG GATTGGGTTCCTGTACTCACCTTTATTGATAAGGCCATCCAGAACTTCTGGAAGGAAAAGATAACTGATG ATTTACTTGATGGAGATTTGTCAGAACTCTCTAAATTTGGGAAAAAGAGGAGCAGGTTACAAAATTGTCAGGCTTCTCCTGACCTTATGGAGATGTTAATTAAAGAGGACAACCATACATCTCAGAAGAGACATGTCAGAACGTCATATGGATACTTGCATGAAAATACCAAGGACTTTGACGACTTCCAGAAGCAACATATTGAGATTGAATTTGGTCATCATACCGACTATTCTTTTCAATCACGGGATGATCATCTAGCCAAGGTCATGCTCACagcaactccgaagaaggaAAAGCATCCTTCAATGCCTGATATCAATTTTTTCCCTGAGGAAGATTATATCATGGAGTATAGGTCCGCAGCTGCAGAAGGATCCAGTAATGTGGATGACAATATCTTTAGCTCATCATGGCAAGATGAGCCCTTTAAATTGGATCCCAGTGTTGGCAATGGTTCAACAGGTAGTGGAGTATCTTGTGGCCTTAATGAATTTGGAACCGATGCAGAGTTCACCCACGATTTAGTACAGCCGTTCCTCAGGAGTTGCTCCTCAAAAGGAAGGTTTCCATCTGAGAGGGATTTGTGTACTGATGGTGGGTTAAAATTTCATTATGATGGCTTTAGAAACAAGAGAAGGCGAGGTGGCTTTTACAACAGTGTAGAAAGTccagaaattgatggcagcaAGAGTTGTGATTTCGTTTCAAGGACCTTGTGGCCAGAGGAGGAATCAAGTGTTCAGCCCTTTCCCAGtgttataacaaaatttgacCTGTATACAGAGTTTGATTCTCCGTCAAGAGATTTTATAAAGTCAATTCCACGCTATGGGGAGCATTTTGGTGGAGAAAATTCATTCATGAATGCAGAGAACGTTGTTTCCTGCCATAAAACTTTAATTAATGATTTGTGCTCAGTGACCTCCAATTCCTTATCCCAAAGCACTtatttggattttgaaccttTCTCTAATATAAATGCAGTTGAAGGGCATTATAGATCTGTTAAAAGGGATactaataaatattttgtggACGGTGAAGAAAAGGACTGCACATTTAGTTATGATATAATATCAAAGAGCTCCAGTCGAGAACACTGCAATACACATACGGACCGTGAACTagagtttaatgattatgctgGTTCGAGAAAATTCTTTCAACCACACAATTTAGATGGTGAATTTTCTCCTGAAGGCCCAGATATATTAGCTGATGAGACAGATTGGTCACGTCAGTATTCGCACTGCAACGATAACATGGGTATTGACATGtataaaagacaaaaagatcaGTTTGAAGATCAAGATTGTTTAAAGAATCATGTTTCAATAGGAAGATCAAAAAGAAGCCATTCGGCACCACCATTTTATAGATGCAAGAGGAGGTACTTTACTTTAAGTCACCCTTTGACAACAAGAGCAGGAAAACTTGATGCACAAAACTTCCATAATGCAGCTACTTATCCAG AAGCTAGCAAGATGAAGGATCTCCATCAACCTCCTGATGGTTGCCATCTAAATTTGAAGCTGAGTGCTGTCGAGGATATATCGGCAGATGACAG ATATCAAGAATCTCAAGATTTTAAGGCTGGTGTAAACAAACACGAAGTTGAAATGTTTGAACAGTCTAAATGTTCAGGGATTCAAGCCACTGCTCCAATTAAAG AATTTATCTCCACGGATCAAGATTCCCTCAATTGTGGAACCAAATGGCGGAATTGCTGTCCCCAGATCATG AATGCAAGTAAAATGCAAGGTCTTCATGATCAAAATAGCATACTTGATATATCATCTGGGTTCTTGCATCTCGCTGCTGACTCATTAGTCCCTGAATCCATCACCAAGAATTGCCTCAGTGATTGCAGAGTTCTTCAGCAGGTGGATAAGAAATATATTGCAGTTATGGCTGGCAGAACACTTGCTATTATTGACCAG CATGCTGCAGATGAAAGGATTCGGTTGGAGGAGCTGCGTCAGAAG GTGTTATCTGGAGAAGCAAAGACGATTACTTTTCTGGATGTTGAGCAAGAGTTG GTGCTGCCAGAGATTGGTTATCAGTTACTTCATAACTATGCTAAACCAGTGGAAGAGTGGGGTTGGCTCTGCAACATACAAGCTGAAGGTTCAGGGTCCTTCAAGAG GAATTTGAATCTCCTGCACAGACAGCCAACAGCCATCACGCTAATTGCG GTACCCTGCATCTTAGGTGTCAATTTATCTGACTCAGATCTTATGGAGTTTCTTCAGCAG CTTGCTGATACAGATGGATCATCAACAATGCCACCATCTGTTCTTCGAATCCTTAATTCTAAAGCATGCAGAG GTGCAATTATGTTTGGGGATTCCTTGCTACATTCAGAGTGTTCCCTCATCGTTGAAGAACTAAAGCAGACTTCTCTATGTTTCCAA TGTGCTCATGGTCGACCAACAACTGCCCCGCTTGTCAACTTGG
- the LOC18769688 gene encoding DNA mismatch repair protein MLH3 isoform X3 encodes MMRGVKPLPEAARSSMRSGVILYDLTSVVEELVFNSLDAGATKVSVFIGVGTCYVKVVDDGFGITRDGLVLVGERYATSKFDHSPGTDSASGSFGFRGEALASISDLSLLEILTKASGRPNGYRKVMKGCKCLYLGIDDDRKDVGTTVVVRDLFYNQPVRRKYMQSSPKKVLHAVVKCVHRIALVHSKVSFKLIDIESEDELLRTISSPSPVALLKRTVGIDVSTALHELNISDGEIELSGYISSPCNSLAFKAFQYVYINSRFICKGPIHKLLNQLASNSECWDPGKDVDVSQNRKRSRPQSLPAYFLNLSCPRSFYDLTFEPSKTYVEFKDWVPVLTFIDKAIQNFWKEKITDGESGCHGADMVGEDQMWKKDLLDGDLSELSKFGKKRSRLQNCQASPDLMEMLIKEDNHTSQKRHVRTSYGYLHENTKDFDDFQKQHIEIEFGHHTDYSFQSRDDHLAKVMLTATPKKEKHPSMPDINFFPEEDYIMEYRSAAAEGSSNVDDNIFSSSWQDEPFKLDPSVGNGSTGSGVSCGLNEFGTDAEFTHDLVQPFLRSCSSKGRFPSERDLCTDGGLKFHYDGFRNKRRRGGFYNSVESPEIDGSKSCDFVSRTLWPEEESSVQPFPSVITKFDLYTEFDSPSRDFIKSIPRYGEHFGGENSFMNAENVVSCHKTLINDLCSVTSNSLSQSTYLDFEPFSNINAVEGHYRSVKRDTNKYFVDGEEKDCTFSYDIISKSSSREHCNTHTDRELEFNDYAGSRKFFQPHNLDGEFSPEGPDILADETDWSRQYSHCNDNMGIDMYKRQKDQFEDQDCLKNHVSIGRSKRSHSAPPFYRCKRRYFTLSHPLTTRAGKLDAQNFHNAATYPEASKMKDLHQPPDGCHLNLKLSAVEDISADDRYQESQDFKAGVNKHEVEMFEQSKCSGIQATAPIKEFISTDQDSLNCGTKWRNCCPQIMNASKMQGLHDQNSILDISSGFLHLAADSLVPESITKNCLSDCRVLQQVDKKYIAVMAGRTLAIIDQHAADERIRLEELRQKVLSGEAKTITFLDVEQELRLVISYFITMLNQWKSGVGSATYKLKVQGPSRGI; translated from the exons ATGATGAGGGGCGTGAAGCCCTTGCCTGAGGCAGCTCGTAGTTCGATGCGCTCCGGAGTTATCCTGTATGACTTGACGAGCGTTGTGGAGGAGTTGGTCTTCAATAGTTTGGATGCTGGCGCAACAAAG GTATCGGTTTTCATAGGCGTTGGGACATGCTATGTGAAAGTAGTGGATGATG GATTCGGGATTACGCGTGATGGATTGGTGTTGGTCGGAGAAAGATATG CAACATCAAAGTTTGATCATTCTCCTGGGACGGATTCTGCAAGTGGGAGCTTTGGTTTTCGAGGAGAAGCATTGGCTTCCATTTCTGACTTGTCATTGTTAGAAATCTTAACAAAAGCTTCTGGGAGGCCAAATGGGTATCGCAAAGTCATGAAG GGATGCAAATGTTTGTATCTTGGAATAGATGATGATAGGAAGGATGTGGGCACTACAG TTGTTGTTCGTGATTTGTTTTACAATCAACCAGTTAGGAGGAAGTACATGCAATCCAG CCCCAAGAAGGTATTGCATGCTGTCGTCAAATGTGTGCATCGGATTGCCCTTGTGCACTCAAAGGTTTCTTTCAAACTCATCGACATTGAAAG TGAGGATGAGCTTCTTcgtacaatttcttctccctctCCCGTGGCACTATTGAAAAGGACTGTTGGGATTGACGTCTCCACTGCTCTTCATGAATTGAACATAAGTGATGGTGAAATAGAGCTTTCTGGATACATATCTAGTCCTTGCAATAGTCTTGCCTTTAAG GCCTTCCAATATGTCT ATATTAACTCGAGGTTCATTTGCAAAGGGCCAATTCATAAATTGCTTAATCAATTGGCCAGTAATTCTGAATGCTGGGATCCGGGGAAGGACGTTGATGTGTCCCAAAACAGGAAACGAAGTAGGCCTCAGTCACTCCCAgcttattttttgaatttaagcTGTCCCCGATCATTCTATGATTTAACCTTTGAGCCATCAAAAACATATGTTGAGTTCAAG GATTGGGTTCCTGTACTCACCTTTATTGATAAGGCCATCCAGAACTTCTGGAAGGAAAAGATAACTGATG GAGAATCTGGTTGTCATGGAGCTGATATGGTTGGAGAAGATCAAATGTGGAAGAAAG ATTTACTTGATGGAGATTTGTCAGAACTCTCTAAATTTGGGAAAAAGAGGAGCAGGTTACAAAATTGTCAGGCTTCTCCTGACCTTATGGAGATGTTAATTAAAGAGGACAACCATACATCTCAGAAGAGACATGTCAGAACGTCATATGGATACTTGCATGAAAATACCAAGGACTTTGACGACTTCCAGAAGCAACATATTGAGATTGAATTTGGTCATCATACCGACTATTCTTTTCAATCACGGGATGATCATCTAGCCAAGGTCATGCTCACagcaactccgaagaaggaAAAGCATCCTTCAATGCCTGATATCAATTTTTTCCCTGAGGAAGATTATATCATGGAGTATAGGTCCGCAGCTGCAGAAGGATCCAGTAATGTGGATGACAATATCTTTAGCTCATCATGGCAAGATGAGCCCTTTAAATTGGATCCCAGTGTTGGCAATGGTTCAACAGGTAGTGGAGTATCTTGTGGCCTTAATGAATTTGGAACCGATGCAGAGTTCACCCACGATTTAGTACAGCCGTTCCTCAGGAGTTGCTCCTCAAAAGGAAGGTTTCCATCTGAGAGGGATTTGTGTACTGATGGTGGGTTAAAATTTCATTATGATGGCTTTAGAAACAAGAGAAGGCGAGGTGGCTTTTACAACAGTGTAGAAAGTccagaaattgatggcagcaAGAGTTGTGATTTCGTTTCAAGGACCTTGTGGCCAGAGGAGGAATCAAGTGTTCAGCCCTTTCCCAGtgttataacaaaatttgacCTGTATACAGAGTTTGATTCTCCGTCAAGAGATTTTATAAAGTCAATTCCACGCTATGGGGAGCATTTTGGTGGAGAAAATTCATTCATGAATGCAGAGAACGTTGTTTCCTGCCATAAAACTTTAATTAATGATTTGTGCTCAGTGACCTCCAATTCCTTATCCCAAAGCACTtatttggattttgaaccttTCTCTAATATAAATGCAGTTGAAGGGCATTATAGATCTGTTAAAAGGGATactaataaatattttgtggACGGTGAAGAAAAGGACTGCACATTTAGTTATGATATAATATCAAAGAGCTCCAGTCGAGAACACTGCAATACACATACGGACCGTGAACTagagtttaatgattatgctgGTTCGAGAAAATTCTTTCAACCACACAATTTAGATGGTGAATTTTCTCCTGAAGGCCCAGATATATTAGCTGATGAGACAGATTGGTCACGTCAGTATTCGCACTGCAACGATAACATGGGTATTGACATGtataaaagacaaaaagatcaGTTTGAAGATCAAGATTGTTTAAAGAATCATGTTTCAATAGGAAGATCAAAAAGAAGCCATTCGGCACCACCATTTTATAGATGCAAGAGGAGGTACTTTACTTTAAGTCACCCTTTGACAACAAGAGCAGGAAAACTTGATGCACAAAACTTCCATAATGCAGCTACTTATCCAG AAGCTAGCAAGATGAAGGATCTCCATCAACCTCCTGATGGTTGCCATCTAAATTTGAAGCTGAGTGCTGTCGAGGATATATCGGCAGATGACAG ATATCAAGAATCTCAAGATTTTAAGGCTGGTGTAAACAAACACGAAGTTGAAATGTTTGAACAGTCTAAATGTTCAGGGATTCAAGCCACTGCTCCAATTAAAG AATTTATCTCCACGGATCAAGATTCCCTCAATTGTGGAACCAAATGGCGGAATTGCTGTCCCCAGATCATG AATGCAAGTAAAATGCAAGGTCTTCATGATCAAAATAGCATACTTGATATATCATCTGGGTTCTTGCATCTCGCTGCTGACTCATTAGTCCCTGAATCCATCACCAAGAATTGCCTCAGTGATTGCAGAGTTCTTCAGCAGGTGGATAAGAAATATATTGCAGTTATGGCTGGCAGAACACTTGCTATTATTGACCAG CATGCTGCAGATGAAAGGATTCGGTTGGAGGAGCTGCGTCAGAAG GTGTTATCTGGAGAAGCAAAGACGATTACTTTTCTGGATGTTGAGCAAGAGTTG AGATTGGTTATCAGTTACTTCATAACTATGCTAAACCAGTGGAAGAGTGGGGTTGGCTCTGCAACATACAAGCTGAAGGTTCAGGGTCCTTCAAGAG GAATTTGA